Proteins from a single region of Cytophagaceae bacterium:
- a CDS encoding Fic family protein — translation MKDVNTGFLNSNSEYLSRVLDKKTKVDAARPLPQMAIDRLREDLALEWTYNSNGLEGNTLTLAETRVVLEDGITIGGKTMREHFEIINHHKAIGYVESIVKPEFEFRGIDLLNLHSLVLKNIQDDWAGRIRTGTIRIVGANFTPPNPQLVSELLDELIEYINSNPQNLDPISLATVFHHQLVWIHPFFDGNGRTARLAMNLLLQKYGFPPAIILKNDRKKYFNALNAANNGDYKALNLLVIQAVERSLNIYINIIPGEYFNYQPISSLVTEPEIEYGMEYVSLLARTGKINAHKEGRNWVTTKEEILNYQIKKSTSKN, via the coding sequence ATGAAAGATGTTAATACAGGTTTCTTAAATTCAAATAGTGAATATTTAAGTAGGGTTTTAGACAAAAAAACTAAGGTGGATGCGGCACGACCATTGCCTCAAATGGCCATTGACAGACTGAGAGAAGATCTTGCTTTGGAATGGACCTATAATTCAAATGGCCTGGAAGGCAACACTTTAACTCTTGCAGAAACCCGTGTAGTACTTGAAGATGGGATTACAATTGGTGGAAAAACCATGCGAGAGCATTTTGAAATCATCAACCACCACAAAGCAATTGGATATGTGGAATCAATTGTAAAACCTGAATTCGAGTTTAGAGGCATTGATTTACTTAACCTTCATTCATTAGTTCTGAAAAACATACAGGATGATTGGGCGGGAAGAATCAGAACCGGGACAATTAGAATTGTTGGTGCCAATTTCACTCCACCGAACCCACAGCTTGTTTCCGAATTACTTGATGAATTGATTGAATACATTAATTCTAACCCTCAAAATCTGGATCCAATAAGTCTTGCCACAGTTTTTCATCATCAGTTGGTTTGGATTCATCCTTTTTTTGATGGAAATGGTAGAACTGCCCGACTAGCAATGAATTTATTGCTTCAGAAATATGGTTTTCCTCCTGCAATAATTTTAAAAAATGACCGGAAAAAATATTTTAATGCTTTAAATGCCGCAAATAATGGTGACTATAAGGCTCTTAACTTATTGGTTATTCAGGCTGTCGAACGCTCACTTAATATTTACATAAATATTATTCCGGGTGAATACTTCAATTACCAACCAATTTCAAGTTTGGTAACTGAGCCAGAAATAGAATATGGGATGGAATATGTAAGTCTTCTGGCCAGAACCGGTAAAATAAACGCCCATAAAGAGGGCCGCAATTGGGTTACGACCAAGGAAGAGATTCTTAATTATCAAATAAAAAAAAGCACCTCTAAAAACTGA
- the dnaK gene encoding molecular chaperone DnaK — translation MGKIIGIDLGTTNSCVAVMEGNEPVVIANSEGARTTPSIVAFLDNGEKKVGAPAKRQAITNPKNTIASIKRFMGKKYSEVGSELKTIAYDIEKGANDTPRVRIGDRQYTPQEISAFILQKMKSTAEDYLGQTVTEAVITVPAYFNDAERQATKEAGLIAGLDVKRIINEPTAAALAYGLDKQGKDMTVVVFDLGGGTFDVSILDLGDGVFEVKSTDGDTHLGGDDFDQVIIEWLAEEFKKDEGVDLRHDAMALQRLKEAAERAKIELSSSTQAEINLPYIFPVDGVPKHLVRSLTRAKFEQLADTLLKRMMEPCKRAMKNSGISNSQITEVILVGGSTRIPKVQEEVEAFFGKKPSKGVNPDEAVAVGAAIQGGVLTGEVKDILLLDVIPLSLGIETLGGVFTKMIESNTTIPTNKVEVFSTAADNQPSVELHVLQGERPMATQNRTLGRFHLDGIPPSMRGVPQIEVAFDVDANGILNVTAKDKGTGKEQKIRIEASSGLSDAEIQRMKDEAKANEEADKKEKETVEKVNAADSMIFQTEKQLKEYGDKLAENNKSAIEAALTELRAAHGTRDIAAIDASMEKINAAWQAASQDIYNAQQAAGGSPEGAPGAESQNSATSDEGVTDVNFEEVK, via the coding sequence ATGGGAAAAATTATTGGAATTGATTTAGGGACTACTAACTCTTGCGTGGCTGTGATGGAAGGCAACGAGCCTGTAGTAATTGCCAATAGTGAGGGAGCTAGAACCACCCCTTCTATAGTGGCGTTTTTGGATAATGGGGAGAAGAAAGTAGGGGCACCGGCAAAAAGGCAGGCAATTACCAATCCTAAAAACACAATCGCTTCAATCAAGCGATTTATGGGAAAGAAATATTCAGAAGTAGGTAGTGAGTTAAAAACTATAGCTTATGATATAGAGAAAGGTGCCAACGATACTCCAAGGGTAAGAATTGGGGATCGTCAATATACTCCTCAGGAAATTTCGGCTTTTATTTTGCAAAAAATGAAATCAACTGCCGAAGACTATTTGGGTCAAACTGTAACCGAAGCCGTTATCACCGTTCCTGCATATTTTAATGATGCGGAGCGTCAGGCTACCAAAGAGGCGGGTTTGATTGCTGGTTTGGATGTTAAACGTATCATCAACGAACCTACTGCTGCTGCTTTGGCTTATGGCCTCGACAAGCAGGGTAAAGACATGACTGTAGTAGTTTTTGACTTAGGTGGTGGTACTTTTGACGTTTCGATTTTGGATTTGGGTGATGGTGTGTTTGAAGTTAAATCTACCGACGGTGATACTCACCTGGGTGGTGATGACTTTGACCAGGTAATTATCGAATGGTTGGCCGAAGAATTCAAAAAAGATGAAGGTGTAGATCTTCGTCATGATGCTATGGCCCTTCAAAGATTGAAAGAAGCTGCCGAAAGAGCAAAAATCGAGCTTTCAAGTTCAACTCAGGCAGAAATTAACTTACCTTATATATTCCCGGTTGATGGCGTGCCTAAACACCTCGTTAGGTCATTGACCCGTGCTAAGTTTGAGCAATTGGCCGATACTCTTTTGAAAAGAATGATGGAGCCTTGTAAGCGTGCCATGAAGAACTCCGGAATCTCCAACAGTCAGATAACCGAAGTGATTTTGGTGGGTGGATCAACACGTATTCCAAAAGTTCAGGAAGAAGTAGAAGCTTTCTTTGGCAAAAAACCTTCAAAAGGTGTTAACCCTGATGAAGCAGTAGCAGTAGGTGCAGCCATCCAAGGTGGAGTTTTGACTGGTGAAGTGAAAGATATCCTGTTGCTTGACGTAATTCCGCTTTCATTAGGTATTGAAACCTTAGGTGGTGTGTTTACCAAAATGATCGAGTCTAATACGACTATCCCTACCAACAAAGTGGAAGTTTTCTCAACCGCTGCCGACAATCAGCCATCTGTAGAGCTTCACGTATTGCAGGGAGAGAGACCAATGGCAACTCAAAACCGTACTTTGGGTCGTTTCCACCTCGATGGTATTCCACCATCAATGAGAGGAGTGCCTCAAATCGAAGTAGCTTTCGACGTAGATGCCAATGGTATTCTAAACGTAACTGCCAAAGATAAAGGCACAGGAAAAGAACAGAAAATCCGTATCGAAGCCTCAAGCGGTCTTTCAGATGCTGAGATTCAAAGGATGAAAGATGAAGCCAAAGCCAACGAAGAAGCTGATAAAAAAGAAAAAGAAACTGTCGAAAAAGTTAATGCGGCTGATTCGATGATTTTCCAAACTGAAAAACAGTTGAAAGAATACGGCGATAAACTAGCAGAAAACAATAAATCGGCGATTGAAGCTGCATTGACTGAGTTGAGAGCAGCTCATGGCACTCGCGATATTGCGGCTATTGATGCTTCTATGGAGAAAATCAACGCTGCATGGCAAGCGGCCAGTCAGGATATTTACAATGCTCAGCAAGCTGCTGGCGGTAGTCCTGAAGGTGCCCCTGGTGCTGAATCGCAAAATTCTGCTACTTCTGACGAAGGAGTAACCGATGTGAATTTTGAAGAAGTAAAATAA
- the folE gene encoding GTP cyclohydrolase I FolE, translating to MSNTQLKNLTQEDHHGDDHIMSNIATPLRPDAFEMDDEEKIKVIAAHFSEIMHTLGLDLEDESLKGTPGRVAKMYVKELFSGLKPENEPSITLFDNHYKYGEILVERDISFYSNCEHHFVPIVGKVHIGYISSGRVIGLSKLHRIVNYYARRPQVQERMTMQIGNALKTALHTNDVAVVVDADHFCVSSRGIADQSSSTVTSFFEGAFNNVLKREEFLSLVKLKS from the coding sequence ATGTCGAATACCCAGCTTAAAAATCTGACCCAAGAGGATCATCATGGCGATGACCACATCATGAGTAATATAGCCACCCCTCTGAGGCCTGATGCTTTTGAGATGGATGACGAAGAAAAAATCAAAGTCATTGCAGCACATTTTTCGGAAATTATGCATACACTGGGACTTGACCTTGAAGATGAAAGTCTAAAAGGTACCCCAGGCAGAGTAGCCAAAATGTACGTAAAAGAGCTTTTTTCAGGCCTGAAACCTGAAAATGAACCTTCTATTACTTTATTTGACAATCACTATAAATATGGTGAGATTTTGGTCGAAAGAGATATTAGTTTTTATTCCAATTGTGAACATCATTTTGTACCAATCGTTGGGAAAGTTCATATAGGATATATTTCTTCAGGTCGGGTGATAGGGCTTTCAAAATTGCACAGAATCGTTAATTATTATGCCCGCCGCCCGCAAGTACAGGAAAGAATGACCATGCAAATTGGAAATGCCCTGAAGACTGCTTTACATACCAATGACGTAGCCGTGGTGGTTGATGCCGACCATTTTTGTGTGTCATCAAGAGGGATTGCCGACCAAAGTAGCTCTACTGTGACTTCATTTTTTGAAGGAGCTTTTAATAATGTTTTAAAAAGAGAAGAATTCTTATCGCTTGTAAAACTAAAAAGCTAA
- the rplT gene encoding 50S ribosomal protein L20, whose amino-acid sequence MPRSVNHVASKARRKKVLKLAKGYYGRRKNVWTVAKNAVEKGLVYAYIGRKQKKRNFRSMWIVRINAGVRPFGMSYSVFINKLQTAGIELNRKVLADLAMNHPEAFKAIVEKVK is encoded by the coding sequence ATGCCACGTAGTGTCAATCATGTAGCGTCAAAAGCAAGACGTAAAAAAGTGCTTAAATTGGCGAAAGGCTATTATGGCCGTCGCAAAAATGTTTGGACGGTAGCCAAAAACGCCGTTGAAAAAGGTTTGGTGTATGCGTACATCGGCCGTAAACAAAAGAAAAGAAATTTCCGCAGCATGTGGATTGTGCGTATCAACGCAGGTGTAAGACCATTTGGAATGTCTTATTCTGTATTTATTAACAAACTACAAACTGCAGGCATCGAGCTTAACAGAAAAGTATTGGCCGACCTTGCGATGAATCATCCTGAGGCATTCAAAGCCATCGTAGAAAAAGTTAAATAA
- a CDS encoding VOC family protein, which yields MLVSVHPKLPMRDKAITLNYYVNQLGFTDIGTQDYPEYLILKKDEIEIHFFLFIELIPKENYGMIYIRVKNIEEVYAGFLSGKVAIHPNGPLESKPWGMKEFSLLDPDNNLLTFGEVLI from the coding sequence ATGCTAGTTTCAGTACACCCAAAACTCCCGATGCGTGACAAAGCAATCACCCTCAATTACTACGTAAACCAATTGGGATTTACCGATATTGGCACGCAGGATTATCCCGAATATTTGATTTTAAAAAAAGATGAAATCGAAATTCATTTTTTCTTATTTATAGAATTGATTCCTAAGGAAAATTATGGAATGATATACATAAGGGTGAAAAACATTGAGGAGGTTTATGCCGGTTTTCTTTCCGGAAAAGTTGCGATACATCCCAATGGCCCATTGGAAAGCAAACCCTGGGGGATGAAAGAATTCTCATTGCTCGACCCGGATAACAATTTGTTGACATTTGGGGAGGTTTTGATTTAG
- a CDS encoding NPCBM/NEW2 domain-containing protein, whose protein sequence is MIKRFSAVLFFILVIGNSFAQINISTPINKAVYQRNAASQANLYIQGTYQQSNITSIEARLINPLDSSPISGFDWAVIHNMPNLGYFTGQLSNVPGGWYILEVRSKRAGVVIETNSVNRVGIGDVFMVAGQSNAQGYINTGGYGLGSSKEYVVTHDNGMYCSLADIPFPSFTKIESTTKLGTGGRDAWCYGKLGDLISDVTQLPVAIFNSGASGASSENFKVSSDGGATDNIFISPPANTQFCADELITSGTGTIGMPYINFKRGLNFYNSMFGIKSVLFHQGESDAYTFVLSSTYSSNINYVINKTRSDFHPNLPWMIAQVSYIGGTAYSPVTSAQSSLVNQSNQIFGGPNTDGINNNTLEDSRDDIDLHFTNPIGLDQLAGLWATYIVSSNFTNNVVPIVANTPPVATATISGNNVLMSVPSGYASYKWIRTDVSGNSNFGNASEGTGNTLSKSSGTYRCWVLTANGNMQISNPVNATQSLLMIDNGATCSENVYLSDLNMKTYTNGVGPVEINKTNGSESDGDGSTIILKGTSYSKGIGVSANSEIEYSLPANQYYKFQAKIGISDDISNTCDNTGGVIFKVYGDGNLIYTSPTIYRNTDVQDINLSIFNYSVLKLKVEEVNNNIICNKGVWADARLLCFLGDTTLPSDVTNLVASDTLSKCISFSWTHATDDFVVNGYYVFLNGIPLDTIPGNQNTYTVKGLSPGDFVNFGIKAFDAANNQSPNLVNKILNTVEPNVVYGGDGYICTSRNYLPTIKIPDGGTFTISTTTPHTINSLTGDFFSAIPDQFFGTYYFGTGVPGCEANLSFTLGTTTPPACTPVITADKTLINQGAEVNFTSTSCTTGTLVWSFTPSNNTTQSISPTATNNYYSACQISFCLNYSNTVEVKVLPNCGSSVNLTNPADNLGSRINSLIYNSSNNIIATNQITPSNNIQYNAANTILLSPGFKIDPGVIFSAKIQNCP, encoded by the coding sequence ATGATTAAAAGATTTAGTGCGGTATTATTTTTTATTCTTGTAATTGGAAATTCATTTGCTCAAATCAATATTTCCACTCCTATTAATAAGGCAGTTTACCAAAGGAATGCTGCCAGCCAGGCGAATCTTTATATACAAGGAACCTACCAGCAATCCAATATTACAAGTATAGAAGCTCGTTTGATAAATCCTTTAGATTCAAGCCCTATCAGTGGATTTGATTGGGCCGTAATTCACAATATGCCCAATTTGGGGTATTTCACAGGACAATTGTCCAATGTTCCCGGAGGTTGGTATATACTTGAAGTGCGTTCAAAAAGGGCCGGGGTTGTAATTGAGACCAATTCAGTTAATAGAGTTGGAATAGGGGATGTTTTTATGGTTGCCGGTCAATCTAACGCTCAGGGTTATATTAATACAGGGGGGTATGGTTTGGGTTCTTCCAAAGAATATGTGGTAACCCACGACAATGGAATGTATTGTAGCCTTGCTGATATTCCTTTTCCTTCTTTTACAAAAATTGAGAGCACAACGAAGTTGGGAACAGGTGGAAGGGATGCCTGGTGTTATGGTAAGCTGGGAGATTTGATTTCTGATGTAACCCAGTTACCTGTGGCAATTTTTAATTCCGGGGCCTCCGGTGCATCTTCAGAAAATTTTAAGGTTAGTTCGGATGGCGGTGCCACCGATAATATTTTTATTTCCCCACCTGCCAATACTCAATTTTGTGCCGATGAATTAATAACCTCAGGGACAGGCACAATAGGAATGCCTTATATAAATTTTAAAAGAGGATTGAATTTTTATAACTCTATGTTTGGGATTAAGTCCGTACTTTTTCACCAGGGCGAAAGCGACGCATATACATTTGTGCTTTCATCGACGTATTCCAGTAATATCAATTACGTAATCAATAAAACCCGGTCGGATTTTCATCCCAACTTGCCCTGGATGATAGCTCAGGTATCATATATTGGAGGTACAGCCTATTCTCCGGTCACTTCGGCCCAATCCTCTTTAGTAAATCAGTCAAACCAAATTTTTGGTGGACCCAATACAGATGGTATCAATAACAATACTCTCGAAGATTCACGGGATGATATCGATTTGCATTTTACCAATCCCATTGGACTTGACCAACTGGCAGGCCTATGGGCTACTTATATTGTAAGTTCTAATTTTACCAATAATGTTGTCCCTATAGTAGCAAATACCCCTCCTGTTGCCACAGCCACTATTTCGGGAAACAATGTCCTGATGTCTGTACCGTCAGGATATGCAAGCTATAAGTGGATCAGGACAGATGTATCAGGGAATAGTAATTTTGGAAATGCCTCAGAAGGTACAGGGAATACTTTATCAAAATCATCAGGGACTTACCGATGCTGGGTATTGACTGCCAACGGAAATATGCAAATTTCAAATCCAGTGAACGCAACACAATCTTTGTTAATGATCGACAATGGGGCTACCTGTTCGGAGAATGTTTACCTTTCTGATCTGAATATGAAGACCTATACCAATGGCGTTGGACCTGTAGAAATAAATAAAACTAACGGGTCTGAATCTGATGGTGATGGCTCTACAATTATTCTTAAAGGTACTTCTTATTCAAAAGGTATTGGGGTTTCGGCTAATTCTGAAATAGAATATAGTCTTCCTGCGAATCAATATTATAAGTTTCAGGCAAAAATTGGCATCAGTGATGATATTTCCAATACTTGTGATAATACCGGAGGAGTAATATTTAAGGTATATGGCGATGGAAATCTGATTTATACCAGCCCTACGATTTATAGAAATACAGATGTTCAGGATATAAATCTCAGTATTTTTAATTATTCGGTTTTAAAACTTAAAGTGGAGGAAGTAAATAATAATATTATTTGTAATAAAGGAGTTTGGGCCGATGCCCGTTTACTTTGCTTTTTAGGTGACACTACCCTTCCATCTGATGTGACCAATCTTGTTGCATCAGATACCTTATCCAAGTGTATTAGTTTTTCATGGACCCATGCCACCGACGATTTTGTTGTAAATGGATATTATGTTTTTTTGAATGGAATACCTTTAGATACCATTCCCGGAAATCAAAATACTTACACCGTAAAAGGACTTTCACCTGGTGATTTTGTAAATTTTGGAATTAAAGCATTTGATGCTGCAAATAACCAATCGCCCAATTTGGTAAATAAAATATTGAATACCGTCGAACCCAATGTGGTTTATGGAGGAGATGGCTACATATGTACTTCACGTAATTATTTGCCAACCATTAAAATCCCTGATGGAGGTACCTTTACCATTAGTACCACAACTCCACATACCATTAATTCATTGACCGGTGATTTTTTTTCAGCCATACCCGATCAGTTTTTTGGGACATATTATTTTGGCACCGGTGTGCCGGGTTGTGAAGCAAATCTTTCTTTCACTTTAGGAACAACAACACCTCCGGCCTGCACGCCAGTGATAACAGCAGACAAAACACTCATTAATCAAGGTGCAGAAGTGAACTTTACTTCCACTTCCTGTACCACTGGTACACTAGTCTGGAGTTTTACTCCTTCTAACAATACTACCCAGAGTATTTCACCAACAGCCACAAATAATTATTACTCGGCTTGCCAGATTAGCTTTTGTTTAAATTACAGTAATACTGTCGAAGTGAAAGTGCTTCCTAATTGTGGAAGTTCGGTCAATCTTACCAATCCGGCAGATAATTTGGGCAGCAGGATCAATTCACTTATATATAATTCTTCAAATAACATTATTGCTACCAATCAGATTACACCATCAAACAATATCCAATATAATGCCGCCAACACCATCTTACTTTCCCCGGGCTTTAAAATTGATCCGGGCGTCATTTTTTCCGCTAAAATTCAGAACTGTCCCTGA
- a CDS encoding alpha/beta hydrolase: MKNLLFILLFIAVQSFAQINGIKKPLSIGEINTIHSGILNEDRTLNIYLPQTYNDSTHYPVIYLLDGTLNEDFIHIAGLTQFFNLMFQMPDCIVVGIANVDRKRDFTFHTELKDLKKNYPTTGHSEKFIEFIEKELQPYISENYRVNDTRYLIGQSLGGLLASEILLKKPHLFSHYFIISPSLWWDNESLLNAAPKLLAGQPDTERYVYVSVGKDEDKIMRREAESLFQILQKSAKKNLKSEFNLMQGENHATVLHRSIYEGFLRLFPYKN; encoded by the coding sequence ATGAAAAACTTACTTTTTATTCTTTTATTTATTGCTGTGCAGTCATTTGCCCAGATAAATGGTATCAAAAAACCATTGAGTATTGGTGAAATAAATACCATCCATTCCGGGATTCTAAACGAAGACCGCACACTCAATATTTATCTTCCTCAAACCTACAACGACAGCACCCATTATCCGGTAATCTATCTTTTAGACGGCACCCTTAACGAAGATTTCATTCATATTGCCGGTTTGACCCAATTTTTCAATCTTATGTTTCAGATGCCTGATTGTATTGTGGTGGGCATTGCCAATGTGGACCGTAAACGTGATTTTACTTTTCATACCGAACTGAAAGACCTGAAGAAAAATTATCCGACCACAGGACATTCTGAAAAATTTATTGAATTCATTGAAAAAGAATTACAACCTTATATTTCAGAAAATTACCGTGTAAATGACACCCGGTATCTGATTGGTCAATCTCTGGGTGGCCTTTTGGCCTCTGAAATACTCCTGAAAAAGCCGCATCTTTTCAGTCATTACTTTATCATTAGCCCCAGTCTTTGGTGGGACAATGAAAGTTTGCTCAATGCCGCCCCCAAATTGCTCGCCGGCCAGCCTGATACGGAAAGATATGTGTATGTGTCAGTAGGAAAAGATGAAGACAAAATTATGCGTCGGGAAGCCGAGTCTCTTTTTCAGATTTTACAAAAATCAGCTAAAAAGAATCTCAAATCCGAATTTAATCTCATGCAAGGCGAAAACCATGCAACTGTACTTCACAGAAGTATCTATGAGGGTTTTTTGAGGCTTTTTCCGTATAAAAATTAA
- a CDS encoding 6-carboxytetrahydropterin synthase has product MKRVSVFRREHFNAAHKIYNPEWSDEKNLEVFGKCSYANYHGHNYEMEVKLTGEINPKTGYVFDLKVLSELLKAEIVELFDHKNLNLDIPVFKELIPTAENICVVIYEILREKIDQKFDIRVRLFETERNYVEYPA; this is encoded by the coding sequence TTGAAAAGAGTATCAGTTTTTCGTAGAGAACATTTCAACGCCGCCCATAAGATTTATAATCCTGAGTGGAGTGATGAAAAAAACCTGGAAGTATTTGGCAAGTGTAGTTATGCCAACTATCACGGGCATAATTATGAAATGGAAGTTAAACTCACTGGCGAGATTAACCCAAAAACAGGCTATGTGTTTGATCTTAAAGTTTTAAGCGAGCTTCTTAAAGCTGAAATTGTGGAACTTTTTGACCATAAAAATCTCAATCTTGACATTCCTGTTTTTAAAGAACTCATTCCTACCGCCGAGAATATCTGCGTAGTGATCTATGAAATTCTACGTGAAAAAATTGACCAAAAATTTGATATCAGAGTAAGACTATTTGAAACCGAAAGAAATTATGTCGAATACCCAGCTTAA
- a CDS encoding Gfo/Idh/MocA family oxidoreductase — MNRRDFINVGLASSSIPLINFNANAATKKVKLAFIGVGLRGRSHVEQVLYRDDVEVTAICDIDADAIKRTLAMTQKAGRKDPATYGKSDTDFINMLKREDIDGVVISTPWEWHVPMSVESMKAGKYTAVEVSATVTLQESWDLVDTFEKTGSHCMILENVCYRRDVMAVLNMIRKNMFGEMLYAHCGYQHDLREVKFNDGKKFYGGGVEFGEKAISEAKWRTQHSVDRNGDVYPTHGLGPVAHWMDINRGNKFNYLTSTATKARGLHKHIVDQAGKDHPNASVKFKLGDVVTTTIQCENGENIVIIHDTNSPRPYSLGFRAQGTEGIWMDDNDSIYLQNVSPKAHVWEPFSKYQDEQDHPLWKKHASSAEKAGHGGIDFFVIRAFIEAIKNKVAPPIDVYDAAAWSAISPLSELSIARGSSPVEIPDFTRGKWKTNKRIFGLNDDY, encoded by the coding sequence ATGAATCGCAGAGATTTTATCAATGTCGGTCTGGCATCTTCTTCCATTCCATTAATAAATTTTAATGCCAATGCTGCTACCAAAAAAGTAAAACTGGCCTTTATTGGAGTGGGTCTCAGAGGCAGAAGTCATGTAGAGCAGGTTTTGTATCGTGATGATGTGGAGGTGACCGCCATTTGCGATATTGATGCCGATGCGATCAAACGTACCCTTGCCATGACTCAAAAGGCAGGAAGAAAAGATCCGGCAACCTACGGCAAGTCTGATACTGATTTTATCAATATGCTAAAACGGGAAGATATTGACGGCGTGGTGATTTCTACTCCATGGGAATGGCACGTACCCATGAGTGTGGAATCAATGAAAGCAGGGAAATATACTGCAGTGGAGGTTTCTGCCACGGTTACACTTCAGGAATCATGGGATTTGGTTGATACATTTGAAAAAACCGGCTCTCACTGTATGATTCTAGAAAACGTTTGTTATCGTCGCGATGTGATGGCCGTTTTGAATATGATAAGGAAAAATATGTTTGGCGAGATGTTGTATGCACATTGCGGATACCAGCATGATTTGCGTGAGGTAAAATTTAACGATGGAAAGAAATTTTATGGTGGTGGGGTAGAGTTTGGTGAAAAGGCTATTTCCGAAGCCAAATGGCGTACCCAACATTCTGTAGATAGAAATGGGGATGTTTATCCTACACATGGTCTTGGTCCTGTTGCACATTGGATGGATATAAATCGTGGAAATAAATTTAATTATCTAACTTCGACGGCGACCAAGGCCCGCGGGTTGCATAAACATATTGTAGATCAGGCAGGAAAAGATCACCCCAATGCAAGTGTGAAATTTAAACTGGGTGATGTGGTTACGACTACTATTCAGTGTGAAAATGGAGAAAATATTGTCATAATACATGATACAAATAGTCCTAGACCCTATTCATTGGGATTCAGGGCTCAGGGAACAGAAGGTATTTGGATGGATGACAATGATTCTATATATCTTCAAAATGTTAGCCCAAAAGCCCATGTGTGGGAGCCATTTTCAAAATATCAGGACGAACAAGACCATCCACTTTGGAAAAAACACGCTTCTTCGGCCGAGAAAGCCGGCCATGGGGGCATCGATTTCTTTGTAATCAGGGCATTTATTGAAGCTATAAAAAATAAAGTAGCTCCACCGATTGACGTATATGACGCCGCCGCCTGGAGTGCGATTAGTCCTCTTTCAGAATTATCTATAGCCAGAGGGAGTTCGCCTGTGGAGATTCCTGATTTTACCCGTGGAAAATGGAAAACCAATAAAAGGATTTTTGGTTTGAATGATGACTATTAA
- the rpmI gene encoding 50S ribosomal protein L35 produces the protein MPKQKTNSGAKKRFKLTGTGKIKRKHAFHSHILTKKSTKRKRVLASSALVSSADENRIKALLNG, from the coding sequence ATGCCTAAGCAAAAAACAAATTCAGGAGCGAAAAAAAGATTCAAATTGACCGGCACAGGAAAAATTAAGCGTAAACACGCATTCCATAGCCACATTTTGACTAAAAAATCGACAAAACGTAAGAGAGTTCTTGCATCGTCGGCCTTAGTAAGCTCCGCGGATGAAAACCGCATCAAAGCCTTGTTGAACGGCTAA